The Episyrphus balteatus chromosome 4, idEpiBalt1.1, whole genome shotgun sequence genome includes a window with the following:
- the LOC129918289 gene encoding facilitated trehalose transporter Tret1-2 homolog — MTKDRNDEHDKFVVNKNLQYVIVPTSDKALLPRKESHANVVDVEKRQNKSSKRAILHQIISACAVLLLSAACGMPIGYSAVLLPQLYNSTITTIPIDVAQGSWIASVHSLATPVGAIMSGSCADMFGRRKTLLFSVIPIISGWCLIALSKSYYMILIGRFITGSAVGVLGAPAQIYIAETAEPNLRSLLIGAPAFSYTNGILLIYILGSSLEWRIVAWLSIILPVLAAVALFLIPETPSWLVRNNRSEKALKALKFLRRNESTAQDELKTIHERLDQEKVTTKSNENIFRLCCQRAAYKPLFIVIVFSILQMFSGTFLVVFYAIDIISEFGSNIDPKSAAILTSIVRCLCTLGICFILLVVRRRLLTTISAVGSGLSCLVLSLFMYYRQGQPNSQLDVYVAITCLTSYIAFNTPLMVMPGIMVGELFPAKIRGRTAGTMFACCNVALFCLAKAFPVIKEAVKTRGIFLMFAIASFLAAIFTFLLQPETKGRTLDEIEDYFNEKNWFWVNRSDRFRSSKNKVTTKA; from the exons aAACGATGAACACGACAAAtttgtcgttaataaaaatcTCCAATATGTGATTGTTCCCACCTCAGACAAAGCACTTCTCCCACGTAAAGAGTCACATGCAAATGTTGTAGATGttgaaaaaagacaaaacaaatcTAGTAAAAGAGCAATTTTACATCAg ATCATTTCAGCATGTGCTGTGTTATTATTATCAGCTGCATGCGGTATGCCAATTGGTTATTCGGCTGTTCTACTTCCCCAATTGTACAATTCAACAATAACAACCATACCAATTGATGTTGCGCAAGGGTCATGGATCG cAAGTGTTCATAGCTTGGCAACACCAGTTGGTGCTATTATGTCAGGAAGTTGTGCTGATATGTTTGGACGGAGAAAAACACTTTTATTTTCTGTGATACCGATTATAAGTGGTTGGTGTTTGATTGCTTTATCCAAGTCATATTACATGATTTTAATTGGAAGATTTATAACTGGATCCGCTGTTGGAGTACTTGGAGCACCTGCTCAG ATTTATATTGCTGAAACAGCTGAACCAAATCTGCGATCACTTCTAATTGGAGCACCAGCATTCTCTTACACAAACGGGATCCTTCTAATCTACATTCTTGGCTCAAGTCTAGAATGGCGTATAGTGGCATGGTTGTCGATCATCTTACCAGTTCTAGCTGCTGTAGCATTATTTCTAATCCCAGAAACTCCATCATGGTTAGTACgcaacaatcggtctgagaaaGCCTTGAAAGCTTTGAAATTTCTACGACGCAATGAATCAACTGCCCAAGATGAGCTCAAAACTATTCATGAACGTTTGGATCAAGAAAAAGTTACTACCAAGTCCAATGAGAATATCTTTCGTCTTTGCTGTCAACGTGCTGCTTATAAACCACTATTCATTGTGATTGTCTTTTCGATACTTCAAATGTTCTCTGGAACTTTTCTGGTTGTATTCTATGCAATTGATATTATATCGGAGTTTGGAAGCAATATTGACCCAAAGTCTGCAGCAATACTGACCAGTATTGTTCGATGTCTATGCACATTGggaatttgtttcattttactTGTGGTCCGTCGAAGACTGTTAACAACCATTTCAGCTGTTGGATCAGGTTTAAGCTGTTTGGTTCTAAGCTTGTTTATGTATTATCGTCAAGGTCAACCTAACTCTCAATTGGACGTCTATGTGGCTATAACCTGTCTTACCAGTTATATTGCATTTAATACACCTTTAATGGTTATGCCTGGAATTATGGTGGGAGAACTATTTCCGGCTAAGATTCGTGGCCGGACAGCTGGTACTATGTTTGCATGTTGCAATGTTGCATTGTTTTGTTTGGCTAAAGCATTCCCTGTTATTAAAGAGGCTGTGAAAACACGTggaatatttttgatgtttgctATAGCTAGTTTCTTGGCAGCAATCTTTACATTCTTGTTGCAACCGGAAACTAAAGGAAGGACTTTGGATGAAATTGAAGATTATTTCAATGAGAAAAATTGGTTTTGGGTGAATCGAAGTGATCGATTCCGGAGTAGCAAGAACAAAGTCACAACTAAAGCATAA